Genomic DNA from Brockia lithotrophica:
AAGTGGAGGTTCGTCTCTCCCTCGAACGGGTGCTTCCCGTAGCCGGGCTTCTCCTTGCCGTCGTACGTGTACCAGGAGTGGTCGACGAACTCCTGGATCTGCTTCGGGTCGACCACGTCCACGGGATGAACTTCGTTCAGGTTGAAGTCGAGGACCGCACCCCGTGGGAAGCGGTACGACGCCACGTCGTCGATGTCGTTCGGCGGCATGTCCCCGTACGAGATGTAGTTCTTGAGCCCGCCACCGTACGTCCAGTCGTGGTAAGCCGCCGCGAGGAGGATGGCGTCCGCGTAGTACACGTTGTTCACGAACTCGATGGCCATGTCGAGCTGGCGCCCGACTTCCGTCAGACGAGAAGTGTTCAGGGCGTTGTCGCTGTTCAGGTCGATGGGCCACGGTACGCCGCCTACGACGAAGTTCGGGTGCGGGTTGCGGCCGCCGAAGATCGTGTGGATTCGGACGACCTCGCGCTGCCAGTCGAGAGCCTCCAGGTAGTGGGCGACCGCGATGAGGTTGATCTCCGGCGGGAGCTTGTACGCGGGGTGGCTCCAGTAGCCCGTGGCGAAGATCCCGAGCTGTCCGCTTTCGATGACCTTCTTAAGCTTGGCGACCACGTCCTTGAAGTAGGCGGGCGACGTCTTCGACCAATTCGACCAAGGAGCGTAGCTCTGGGCGATCTCGCTCGCCTTCACCGGGTCGGCCTGGGACGCAGATACGACGTTCACCCAGTCGAAGGCGTGCAGCTGGTAGAAGTGGACCGTGTGGTCGTGGGCCATCTGCGCCCCGTACATGATGTTGCGGATCAAGTGGGCGTTAAGCGGAATTTTGATCCCCAAGGCATTCTCCACGGCGCGAACCGACGCCAGCGCGTGTACCGTGGTGCACACGCCGCAGATGCGCTGCGCGAAGGCCCACAGGTCGCGCGGGTCGCGCCCCTGGACGATGAGCTCGATCCCGCGCACGGCCGTACCCGAGCTGTACGCCTTGGCGATCTTGCCGCTCCCGTCGAGTTCGGCCTCGATCCTTAGGTGCCCTTCGATGCGCGTGATCGGATCGACGACCAAGCGGTTGGCCATTCTCTCACCCCGTCCCTCTCACGATCGTCCGGTTTACTCTTCCTTGGCGGCCGTTTCGGCCTTTTCGTGCTTCGCAATCCGTCCGCGGAGCACGACGGTGGCTGTGGCGTGGGCGGCGATGCCCGCGACGACTACGCCCGTGAGAATCGCTCCAACCTTTTCGGGATTCACCGTCGTCTGCGTGCCCGGGATCATCGCCAGCCGCTCGTAGAAAGGCCCCTGATCCCAGAAGTCGGGCTCCGAACAGCCGATGCACGGGTGGCCGGACTGCACGGGCCAGGAGAGGCCGCCGTTCCAACGGAGCTCCGCGCAGGCGTTGTACGTCGTCGGACCCCGGCACCCGAGTTTGTACAGGCAGTACCCCTGCCGTGCCCCTTCGTCGTCGAAGGTCTCCGCAAAGAGCCCGGCGTCGAAATACGCCCGCCGCTGGCACTTGTCGTGGAGGCGGTGGCGGAAGAATTCCTTAGGCCGACCAAGTTCGTCGAGTTCGGGGAGCTGACCGAAGACCACGATGTGGGCGATCGTGTTCGTCATGACCTCCGCGATCGGCGGACAGCCCGGGACGCGGATGACCGGCTTGCCCTTGACGAGGTCGGCGACCGCCTTGGCTCCCGTCGGGTTCGGCTTCGCCGCGGGAATCCCGCCCCAAGAGCTACAGCTCCCGAAGGAAATGACGGCCATCGCCTTCTCCGCGGTCTCCCGCAGGATGTCGTACGCCGAATGCCCGCCGATGAAGAGGTACTCCGGCGCCGAGACGCTTCCCTCGACGACGAGGACGTACTTCCCGGGGTATTCGGCCATGATCTTCCTCCGGTGCTCTTCCGCCGCGCTTCCGGCGCCCGCCATGATGAGCTCCGTGTACTCGAGAGAAA
This window encodes:
- a CDS encoding [Ni,Fe]uptake hydrogenase large subunit, which translates into the protein MVVDPITRIEGHLRIEAELDGSGKIAKAYSSGTAVRGIELIVQGRDPRDLWAFAQRICGVCTTVHALASVRAVENALGIKIPLNAHLIRNIMYGAQMAHDHTVHFYQLHAFDWVNVVSASQADPVKASEIAQSYAPWSNWSKTSPAYFKDVVAKLKKVIESGQLGIFATGYWSHPAYKLPPEINLIAVAHYLEALDWQREVVRIHTIFGGRNPHPNFVVGGVPWPIDLNSDNALNTSRLTEVGRQLDMAIEFVNNVYYADAILLAAAYHDWTYGGGLKNYISYGDMPPNDIDDVASYRFPRGAVLDFNLNEVHPVDVVDPKQIQEFVDHSWYTYDGKEKPGYGKHPFEGETNLHFTGPKPPFEYLNVEGKYSWVKAPRWEEKPMEVGPLARMVVGYAAKNEVIRGTVDEALARVNETIKALGGTDTVDIRWMHSAIGRTLARALDAKIALQYAKEDFDRLLANIKAGDWSTFNGKKWDPSTWPKEAKGVGYLEAPRGALGHWVIIKDGKVDRFQAVVPTTWNASPRDALENVGAYEASLVGTPIHKAEEPVEILRIVHSFDPCMACAVHLTDLTTNQTLEFFLDM
- a CDS encoding [Ni,Fe] uptake hydrogenase small subunit, whose product is MPTATGHKTIYEEALEAGLTRRDFLKLASAITLALGLDLKEMPKVVRAMETKERVPVIWLEFQSCSGCGESFIRSMQPRMEKVLFDLISLEYTELIMAGAGSAAEEHRRKIMAEYPGKYVLVVEGSVSAPEYLFIGGHSAYDILRETAEKAMAVISFGSCSSWGGIPAAKPNPTGAKAVADLVKGKPVIRVPGCPPIAEVMTNTIAHIVVFGQLPELDELGRPKEFFRHRLHDKCQRRAYFDAGLFAETFDDEGARQGYCLYKLGCRGPTTYNACAELRWNGGLSWPVQSGHPCIGCSEPDFWDQGPFYERLAMIPGTQTTVNPEKVGAILTGVVVAGIAAHATATVVLRGRIAKHEKAETAAKEE